From one Phaeodactylum tricornutum CCAP 1055/1 chromosome 16, whole genome shotgun sequence genomic stretch:
- a CDS encoding predicted protein has protein sequence QVATFALGCFWGGELAYMREPGVVGTGVGYTQGQIEQPTYEQVCSGTTGHTEAIVVTYDPALVTYERLGQLAMERLGENRYLRNQVGNDKGTQYRHGIYYHTQEQKKIAEGIISSYGEDCQTECLPAQKFHFAEDYHQQYLLKGGQSARKRDSSVIRCYG, from the coding sequence CAGGTAGCTACCTTTGCCTTGGGCTGCTTTTGGGGAGGCGAATTGGCCTACATGCGGGAACCCGGCGTCGTGGGCACCGGCGTGGGCTACACGCAGGGCCAGATTGAACAGCCAACGTACGAGCAAGTGTGCAGCGGCACGACGGGACACACCGAGGCAATCGTCGTCACATACGATCCGGCGTTAGTCACGTACGAACGGCTTGGACAGCTCGCCATGGAAAGACTAGGTGAAAATAGATATTTGCGGAATCAAGTCGGCAACGACAAGGGCACGCAGTACCGCCACGGGATATACTACCACACACAGGAGCAAAAGAAGATCGCGGAAGGGATTATCTCGAGTTACGGTGAAGACTGCCAGACGGAATGTCTACCCGCGCAGAAGTTTCATTTTGCCGAAGACTATCATCAACAATATTTGCTCAAGGGCGGACAAAGCGCGCGCAAACGAGATTCGTCAGTCATTCGGTGTTACGGTTAA
- a CDS encoding predicted protein produces MKPGSRPPVILPWVGFGTYKLGKTQAMSATLQALQQGYRGIDTAFIYGGETTERLVGQALNQAFQKGIVHSREEIFLTTKHWRKYHGYDLTMECLRLSLNRLDTSYLDLYLMHWPGPAWTTMCRNKDERAETWRAMEDAYRQGLVRAIGVSNMTVQHLRKLKESASIWPPACNQVEVHPLYPQTDLLEYCQREGIVVQAYASLGGQDTGNIATSDLLHAEPVLLLAKIHSVTPAQVLLRWGLEKQCAMIPKTTKVTRLRENAGALRFALSISEVEQLQQ; encoded by the exons ATGAAACCAGGGTCCCGTCCTCCGGTTATTTTGCCGTGGGTGGGATTCGGAACATACAAACTGGGCAAAACGCAAGCCATGAGCGCAACTTTACAGGCCCTACAGCAAGGATATCGAGGGATCGATACGGCTTTTATCTACGGCGGGGAAACAACAGAGCGTTTGGTCGGGCAAGCGCTCAATCAAGCTTTCCAGAAAGGTATTGTTCATAGTCGAGAAGAAATCTTTCTCACTACAAAACACTGGCGCAAATACCACGGATACGATTTGACTATGGAATGTCTGAGACTCTCACTCAATCGACTAGACACGTCCTATCTGGATCTCTACTTGATGCATTGGCCGGGACCGGCTTGGACTACAATGTGCCGAAACAAGGACGAG CGCGCCGAGACCTGGCGTGCCATGGAAGATGCGTATCGTCAAGGATTGGTCCGCGCCATTGGCGTCAGCAACATGACTGTGCAGCACTTGCGTAAGCTCAAAGAGTCGGCCAGCATTTGGCCACCGGCTTGCAATCAAGTGGAAGTTCACCCGTTATACCCACAAACGGATCTTTTGGAATACTGTCAGCGCGAAGGCATTGTCGTTCAAGCCTACGCTAGTTTAGGCGGACAGGACACTGGAAA TATCGCGACATCGGATCTGCTGCACGCGGAACCCGTCCTTCTCTTGGCCAAAATACATTCCGTGACACCAGCCCAAGTCTTGCTCCGTTGGGGTTTGGAAAAGCAATGCGCAATGATTCCAAAAACTACGAAAGTAACGCGTCTCCGGGAGAATGCAGGCGCCCTTCGATTTGCACTTTCTATTTCCGAGGTAGAACAGCTGCAACAA
- a CDS encoding predicted protein: MKQSQRTCFENNYRTAVALNNMGVELLVKGCFRQAYDTLKDAIAAMKETHIVSDTIERKRPSSGFIDGSNSVSMESFLSEAVKRVCAPCIIQTNCNIHFDAISDKNHAQAIAKISDVFISGKTRCDHDKNFLYRPVKIDVNESIADLRSDLHLDFESGVVLFNFAMVHLCLARTGREFKRAHFFARNALQLLCCANDVVAKECMDAAVSTTLIFSDPIHQYCQVLLTAMILDNVVQLCWTLGMTKHAEEAAQRLAALEAAASEQEEHMQFIMMSVDFAAAAAA, encoded by the coding sequence ATGAAGCAATCCCAGCGCACCTGCTTCGAAAACAATTACAGAACCGCTGTCGCCCTGAACAATATGGGTGTTGAACTGCTCGTGAAAGGGTGCTTTCGCCAAGCCTACGACACTCTGAAAGATGCCATCGCAGCGATGAAAGAGACGCACATAGTGTCAGATACTATCGAGCGCAAACGTCCTTCCTCTGGATTCATTGACGGGTCAAAttctgtttcgatggaaagCTTTCTCAGTGAAGCTGTAAAGCGCGTTTGTGCGCCTTGCATAATCcaaactaactgtaacattCACTTTGATGCGATCAGCGACAAGAATCACGCACAAGCGATAGCCAAAATCAGCGATGTTTTTATTTCAGGTAAAACACGATGTGACCACGACAAAAATTTCCTGTACAGACCAGTCAAAATTGACGTTAACGAGAGTATAGCAGATCTTCGTTCCGATCTCCATCTCGACTTTGAAAGTGGCGTTGTGCTTTTCAACTTCGCTATGGTCCATCTCTGCCTTGCCAGAACAGGGAGGGAGTTTAAGCGAGCACACTTCTTTGCACGGAACGCTCTACAGCTTCTCTGCTGCGCAAACGATGTCGTTGCGAAGGAATGCATGGATGCAGCAGTATCAACAACCTTAATTTTCTCTGATCCGATTCATCAATACTGCCAAGTGCTTCTGACCGCTATGATACTGGACAACGTGGTTCAACTGTGTTGGACCTTGGGGATGACTAAACATGCGGAGGAGGCTGCGCAGCGACTTGCTGCTTTGGAAGCCGCTGCGTCCGAACAAGAAGAACACATGCAATTTATCATGATGTCTGTTGATTTTGCTGCAGCAGCTGCCGCATAG
- a CDS encoding predicted protein, whose product MWNLPAKSTAVVTGGTKGIGLAVVEELAGQLGCQVLTCARNEKDLDICLKKWKECGFDCTGVVADVATVEGRHELLESIRIWLQGRPLDILVNNVGTNIRKASIEYTMEDLQLVWRTNFESMFALTTACHPLLKRSAGTRTSSVVNIGSVAGVTCMKSGTPYASTKAAMNQITGNWACEWGLDGIRVNCVTPWYIRTELAEQVLKNHDYRRTVIERTPMSRIGEPVEVAALVAFLCLPAAGYITGQVISVDGGFTRNGFYDSFYRDEM is encoded by the coding sequence ATGTGGAATTTACCGGCAAAATCAACGGCAGTTGTTACCGGAGGTACCAAAGGAATTGGTCTGGCGGTCGTCGAGGAGCTAGCTGGTCAACTTGGTTGCCAAGTTTTGACCTGTGCCAGGAACGAAAAAGACCTGGATATTTGTTTAAAGAAATGGAAGGAATGCGGTTTCGACTGTACCGGCGTTGTCGCCGATGTAGCGACCGTCGAAGGCAGACATGAGCTATTGGAATCGATCCGAATTTGGCTGCAGGGTCGGCCATTGGATATTCTGGTCAATAATGTTGGCACCAATATACGCAAAGCTTCGATCGAATACACAATGGAGGATCTACAACTTGTCTGGCGCACCAATTTTGAATCTATGTTCGCCTTAACAACGGCTTGCCACCCTTTACTGAAACGTAGTGCAGGGACGCGCACTAGCAGTGTGGTGAATATTGGTAGCGTCGCCGGAGTTACCTGCATGAAATCGGGTACACCCTACGCAAGTACAAAGGCTGCCATGAATCAAATTACAGGAAACTGGGCCTGCGAATGGGGCTTGGATGGGATTCGCGTGAATTGCGTTACACCATGGTACATTCGAACTGAACTGGCGGAGCAGGTTTTGAAGAATCATGACTATCGTCGAACAGTGATTGAGCGGACACCAATGAGCCGAATTGGCGAACCTGTTGAAGTGGCGGCTCTGGTAGCCTTTTTGTGTCTTCCAGCGGCTGGATACATTACTGGTCAAGTTATATCCGTCGACGGTGGATTCACAAGAAACGGTTTCTATGACAGCTTCTACCGTGATGAAATGTAA
- a CDS encoding predicted protein, with product MPEATMNKTDYNGTQTTYRVAIALNNIGVDLLEKGCFSQACDTHKDAVGVIMEAHKVAEHVHPMIIAFHRNDLSNLVLIKDCLHAALTRVCISRDPSRETHPNSRINAISDKNVAQTLEKMGQVFNRSASQPSTTFTYSPVKIDSGKSISDGLLQFSLDFETSVILFNFAIAHLCLAETVEDSKSAETHMQIALQLLCYANDIAAVKCYGGEHLEALNLTDPFHLYRLLLLMAMILQNTVRLFCVLGMDDRAGEAAQRFFDLESVALQHREVLRLYITSASAAA from the coding sequence ATGCCGGAAGCCACGATGAATAAAACCGACTACAATGGCACGCAAACCACTTACAGAGTCGCCATTGCTCTCAACAACATAGGAGTCGACCTCCTTGAGAAAGGTTGCTTCTCCCAAGCCTGTGATACACACAAAGATGCCGTTGGAGTGATAATGGAGGCTCACAAGGTCGCAGAACATGTCCATCCCATGATCATTGCTTTCCACCGCAACGATTTGTCAAACTTGGTCCTGATCAAAGACTGTCTTCATGCAGCTCTCACTCGTGTTTGCATCTCGCGCGACCCTTCTCGCGAGACTCATCCCAACAGTCGGATTAATGCAATAAGTGACAAGAATGTCGCGCAAACGCTGGAGAAGATGGGTCAGGTCTTCAATCGGAGTGCAAGCCAACCGAGTACGACATTTACCTACTCGCCGGTCAAGATCGACTCAGGAAAAAGTATCTCTGATGGCCTTTTACAGTTCAGTCTCGATTTTGAAACAAGTGTTATCCTTTTCAATTTTGCGATTGCCCACCTTTGTCTGGCCGAGACTGTCGAAGATTCAAAATCCGCCGAAACTCATATGCAGATTGCTCTGCAGCTTCTTTGCTATGCAAACGATATAGCTGCTGTAAAGTGCTACGGAGGCGAACATCTTGAGGCACTGAATCTCACTGATCCTTTCCATCTCTATCGCCTGCTGCTTTTGATGGCTATGATTCTGCAAAATACAGTACGTTTGTTTTGTGTTTTGGGGATGGATGACCGTGCTGGCGAAGCAGCTCAGCGCTTCTTCGATTTGGAAAGTGTTGCATTACAGCATCGAGAGGTCTTAAGGCTTTATATAACATCAGCTTCCGCGGCAGCTTGA
- the CYCD1 gene encoding predicted protein (D-type cyclin.), whose protein sequence is MSDVGEHCRLHHSTIHVSVLYLDKIFRSGSIPRSQWQLLATACISVAAKYEEAEEHCPPIPDLLQLTKLADVGHTSLSFREGELRVLRHLGWRLRAIPPIHVVGYFLAKGVCFEDDSWQERGLVEKIPKYVKKYAEFFCNLTLQEHSFQQYLPTKLGAAIILASRVALQLEPRWKAELVRLTGYSESDISPIFQHVWNHYEEQFPGHGSRSISPRSVQASTF, encoded by the coding sequence ATGAGTGATGTTGGCGAGCACTGCCGCCTACATCACAGCACTATTCATGTGAGTGTCCTTTACTTGGACAAAATATTTCGATCAGGGAGTATCCCTCGCAGTCAGTGGCAGCTTCTGGCAACCGCTTGTATTTCTGTGGCTGCCAAGTAtgaagaagcagaagaacACTGTCCTCCTATTCCGGATTTGTTGCAACTTACGAAACTTGCCGACGTCGGGCACACATCACTGTCTTTTCGAGAGGGTGAGCTGAGAGTTCTGCGTCATTTGGGATGGCGGCTTCGTGCCATTCCTCCTATTCACGTCGTAGGCTATTTTTTGGCCAAGGGTGTATGCTTCGAGGATGATAGTTGGCAGGAGCGTGGTCTTGTAGAAAAGATACCCAAGTACGTCAAAAAGTACGCTGAGTTCTTCTGCAATCTGACTTTGCAGGAGCACTCTTTCCAGCAGTACTTGCCAACCAAGCTGGGAGCCGCGATTATTCTCGCCTCACGCGTTGCGCTGCAACTAGAACCCCGTTGGAAAGCGGAACTTGTCCGGCTTACAGGCTATTCGGAGTCGGATATTTCCCCTATTTTCCAGCATGTATGGAACCATTACGAGGAACAGTTTCCCGGCCATGGATCTCGCTCTATTTCGCCCCGCAGCGTGCAAGCGTCCACATTCTAA